A part of Myxococcales bacterium genomic DNA contains:
- a CDS encoding serine/threonine protein kinase: MADVTIGQLLDKKYRIVRLLGEGGMGAVYEGENVRIHHRVAIKLLHAGIADNASVVERFEREAQAAGKIGSDHIVEVYDLGELPSGSRYMVMEYLDGENLTARVTKAGRLTPQVAAPLMVQLLEGLEAAHKAGIVHRDLKPDNIFLTKDKRGEDFVKIVDFGVSKFNQLSGDSGMSMTRTGAVIGTPYYMSPEQAKGSKQSDHRSDIYSAGVVLFECITGQVPYLADTFNELMFKIVLEPPPAPESLVPGLDPNFAAIIKKGMAREPSDRFQTSTEFAEAISQWMAGTPQAFRPPMQSSPMSSPSPMASTGAGGPVMADIMQPAVGQTNPGQLPLAGTTGAGSMTSSVKDTGAKKSSAVVAIAAVAAVLLLGGIGAVVLLKGGGDKTAAGPAPTTTATTVTAPTTPAVTTPTATPTAQAAPTAQTEPAVVDAGAGAVTTVAQPADTGRSGRSGSRTTRTTAPTAGEKPPTAATPAPVTTGKSTQVQGRAIEDKL, encoded by the coding sequence ATGGCAGATGTAACGATTGGTCAGCTCCTCGACAAAAAGTACCGCATCGTGCGGCTGCTCGGCGAAGGCGGCATGGGCGCCGTCTACGAGGGCGAGAACGTTCGCATCCACCACCGCGTGGCCATCAAGCTCCTCCACGCGGGCATCGCCGACAACGCGTCCGTCGTCGAGCGTTTCGAGCGAGAAGCGCAGGCCGCCGGAAAGATCGGCTCCGATCACATCGTCGAAGTCTACGACCTCGGCGAGTTGCCCTCGGGCTCTCGCTACATGGTCATGGAGTACCTCGACGGCGAGAACCTGACGGCGCGCGTCACCAAGGCCGGGCGCCTCACGCCCCAGGTCGCCGCGCCGCTCATGGTCCAGCTCCTCGAAGGCCTCGAGGCGGCGCACAAGGCCGGCATCGTTCACCGCGATCTCAAGCCCGACAACATCTTCCTCACCAAGGACAAGCGCGGCGAAGACTTTGTGAAGATCGTCGACTTCGGCGTCTCCAAGTTCAACCAACTCTCCGGCGATTCGGGCATGAGCATGACGCGCACCGGCGCGGTCATCGGCACGCCGTATTACATGTCGCCGGAGCAGGCCAAAGGGTCCAAGCAATCGGACCATCGGTCGGACATCTATTCGGCGGGCGTCGTGCTCTTCGAGTGCATCACCGGGCAGGTGCCGTACCTCGCCGACACCTTCAACGAACTGATGTTCAAGATCGTGCTCGAGCCGCCGCCGGCGCCCGAGTCGCTCGTGCCGGGCCTCGACCCGAACTTCGCCGCGATCATCAAGAAGGGCATGGCCCGCGAGCCCAGCGATCGCTTCCAGACCTCGACTGAATTCGCGGAGGCCATCTCGCAGTGGATGGCCGGTACGCCCCAGGCGTTCCGCCCCCCGATGCAGTCGTCACCCATGTCTTCGCCATCCCCGATGGCGAGCACCGGCGCTGGCGGGCCCGTGATGGCGGACATCATGCAGCCGGCCGTCGGCCAGACGAACCCGGGTCAATTGCCGCTCGCCGGAACGACAGGCGCCGGAAGCATGACGTCGTCGGTGAAAGACACCGGCGCCAAGAAGTCGAGCGCCGTGGTCGCCATCGCAGCGGTGGCGGCGGTCCTGTTGTTGGGGGGCATCGGTGCCGTGGTTCTGTTGAAGGGTGGCGGCGACAAGACCGCCGCCGGGCCGGCACCAACGACGACGGCCACCACGGTGACCGCGCCCACGACCCCGGCCGTCACGACGCCAACGGCGACGCCGACCGCGCAAGCCGCACCGACCGCGCAGACGGAGCCAGCCGTCGTCGACGCCGGCGCCGGCGCCGTCACCACCGTGGCCCAACCTGCCGACACGGGCCGTAGCGGCCGCTCCGGCTCACGTACCACGCGAACCACGGCGCCAACGGCAGGCGAGAAGCCGCCGACGGCAGCGACGCCCGCGCCGGTCACCACGGGCAAGTCGACTCAGGTTCAAGGCCGCGCCATCGAAGACAAGCTCTAA
- a CDS encoding serine/threonine-protein phosphatase — MVDEASANPFFDFRVTSGAVSHRGLVRDDNEDAFHADSAAGLFIVADGMGGHAAGELASRLTVDTIRATLSEQQDELLAYVAEPSIDTRSAVFDAMQRAIDAAHQKVRAEGDRHPEWRGMGATVDVLLFARERAFLLHVGDSRVYLVRPSATIQVTDDHDVRMSLGVKGSIPPRAKTSVPNRLLNAVGVGATVASDRVSFAVASGDRLVLCTDGVHQMVQSEPKMGPRGGTAAHAAQRLIDAAITAGGRDNATAVVVDIGPPIGPRDDGEAAARDLDVALSAPLLAMLSRPHALRILSAVVEVELSERRIPRIVAQDRVAYIVLDGEVSRSDGVALGAGAVLYPESLVEARRPATYAAQGKVRAFRLRSDDFREVCDADARLAAAAYRALARCLAS; from the coding sequence ATGGTCGACGAGGCGTCCGCGAATCCGTTCTTCGACTTTCGCGTGACCTCGGGCGCCGTCTCGCACCGCGGCCTCGTGCGCGACGACAACGAAGACGCCTTCCACGCAGACTCGGCGGCGGGTCTCTTCATCGTGGCCGATGGCATGGGAGGTCACGCCGCCGGCGAGCTCGCCTCCCGACTGACCGTCGACACAATTCGCGCGACCCTCTCCGAGCAACAGGACGAGCTCTTGGCCTATGTGGCCGAGCCTTCCATCGACACGCGCAGCGCCGTCTTCGATGCCATGCAGCGCGCCATCGACGCTGCGCATCAAAAGGTCCGCGCCGAGGGCGATCGACACCCCGAGTGGCGCGGCATGGGCGCCACCGTCGACGTGCTCTTGTTCGCGCGCGAGCGCGCCTTCTTGCTGCACGTCGGCGACTCGCGCGTGTACCTCGTCCGGCCATCGGCCACGATTCAGGTGACCGACGACCACGATGTCCGAATGAGCCTCGGCGTGAAGGGCTCGATCCCGCCCCGCGCCAAGACCAGCGTCCCCAACCGCCTGCTCAACGCCGTGGGCGTCGGCGCTACGGTCGCGTCGGATCGCGTCTCGTTCGCCGTCGCCAGCGGCGATCGCCTCGTCCTTTGCACCGACGGCGTTCATCAGATGGTTCAGAGCGAGCCAAAGATGGGCCCGCGCGGAGGAACGGCCGCCCACGCTGCGCAGCGACTCATCGACGCCGCCATCACCGCAGGCGGCCGCGACAACGCCACCGCGGTGGTCGTCGACATTGGTCCGCCCATCGGCCCCCGCGACGACGGCGAAGCGGCGGCGCGAGACTTGGACGTCGCGCTTTCGGCGCCACTCCTCGCCATGCTCAGCCGTCCCCACGCCCTTCGCATCCTGTCGGCGGTCGTCGAGGTCGAGCTCTCGGAGCGGCGGATCCCGCGCATCGTCGCCCAAGATCGCGTCGCCTACATCGTGCTCGACGGTGAGGTCTCCAGGTCCGACGGCGTAGCACTTGGGGCCGGCGCCGTGCTCTACCCTGAGTCGCTCGTGGAGGCGCGGCGCCCCGCGACCTACGCCGCCCAGGGAAAGGTGCGCGCGTTTCGGCTCCGTTCCGACGATTTTCGCGAGGTGTGTGATGCCGACGCACGTCTGGCGGCGGCCGCCTATCGGGCCCTCGCCCGGTGCCTTGCCAGCTAG
- a CDS encoding 2OG-Fe(II) oxygenase — MQPTFNGREQATAGPPYALLDGVLTKAECAALVARAEAAGFSPMALAYPPGYRNNDRLVWDDEGFSARLFRRIAARLPQTLGGARVVALNPRFRVCRYTAGQSFTRHQDGAFEPTPERRSLLTCQLSLSEPHEFGGGHTRFFSGRTGALYASVRPRRGDAILFRHDTWHDGEPVSHGTKIVLRTDVVYDGVPGRTTTDARTLGHHAGYVFAATPLASGHVATASRDRTVRLFDARERRQVAVVGGHEASVTCLAEALPGVLISGSRDGTTRVLDARCEAPSESHRHLAFGSAVLALCRLGGGAFAVGAADGTVRRCHASNGDATLLAAHEGWVWALARLRGLVASGAEDGSLSLVSDHGDVRWRWAGPSPIRALAALDDDRLAVGFANGDVALFLVTQGGPELAVRTRVVGSGSVDALAPAEGGLVCGGEDGVVRRLDGRLRERSSVNLGSFVRAVAPLGGDRFVTGSYDGYARVVSLA, encoded by the coding sequence GTGCAACCAACATTCAACGGGCGCGAGCAGGCGACCGCCGGGCCGCCCTACGCGCTGCTTGACGGCGTCTTGACGAAGGCGGAGTGCGCGGCGCTGGTCGCGCGGGCCGAGGCGGCGGGCTTTTCGCCCATGGCCCTCGCCTACCCGCCCGGCTACCGCAACAACGACCGCCTCGTCTGGGACGACGAGGGCTTCTCGGCGCGCCTCTTCCGGCGCATCGCCGCACGCCTACCGCAAACGCTCGGTGGCGCTCGGGTCGTCGCATTGAATCCGCGATTTCGCGTCTGCCGCTACACGGCCGGCCAGTCCTTCACGCGTCACCAAGACGGCGCCTTCGAGCCCACCCCGGAGCGGCGGTCGCTCTTGACGTGCCAACTCTCCCTGTCGGAGCCACACGAGTTCGGTGGCGGCCACACGCGCTTCTTCTCCGGCCGAACGGGTGCGCTCTACGCCTCGGTGCGGCCTCGGCGCGGCGACGCCATCCTCTTCCGCCACGACACGTGGCACGACGGTGAACCGGTGAGCCACGGTACGAAGATCGTGCTCCGCACCGACGTCGTCTACGACGGTGTCCCGGGCCGCACGACGACCGACGCTCGGACCCTCGGTCATCACGCTGGCTACGTCTTCGCGGCGACGCCGCTCGCCAGCGGCCACGTGGCGACGGCGTCACGCGATCGAACGGTGCGCCTCTTCGACGCGCGCGAGCGGCGGCAAGTCGCCGTCGTTGGCGGTCACGAAGCCTCGGTCACGTGCCTCGCGGAGGCGCTGCCGGGCGTTCTCATTAGCGGCTCGCGCGACGGCACGACCCGCGTCTTGGACGCGCGGTGCGAGGCTCCCTCCGAGAGCCATCGGCACCTCGCTTTCGGCTCTGCGGTCCTCGCGCTGTGCCGCCTCGGCGGTGGGGCCTTCGCGGTGGGCGCGGCCGACGGCACGGTGCGGAGATGCCACGCGTCGAACGGCGACGCCACCCTGCTCGCCGCGCACGAAGGGTGGGTCTGGGCGCTCGCGCGGCTCCGAGGCCTCGTCGCCTCCGGCGCCGAGGACGGGTCTCTCTCCTTGGTGAGCGACCACGGCGACGTGCGCTGGCGATGGGCGGGCCCCTCGCCCATTCGCGCGCTCGCGGCGCTCGACGACGACCGTCTCGCCGTGGGCTTCGCCAACGGCGACGTCGCCCTCTTCCTAGTGACCCAAGGAGGCCCCGAACTCGCCGTGCGAACGCGCGTCGTGGGCAGCGGCTCCGTCGATGCGCTCGCGCCTGCTGAGGGCGGCCTCGTCTGCGGCGGCGAAGACGGCGTCGTACGCCGCCTCGACGGCCGCCTCAGGGAGCGGTCGTCGGTGAACCTCGGAAGCTTCGTGCGGGCCGTGGCGCCGCTCGGCGGCGACCGGTTCGTCACCGGCAGCTACGACGGCTACGCGCGCGTCGTCTCGTTGGCCTAG
- a CDS encoding TetR family transcriptional regulator C-terminal domain-containing protein: MPRPSNTAERRAEIVDGFLSVMSREGYERATILKAARAAGLSPGLVHYHFADKEAVLVALVEQLAAGLSSRVAARLAAAGDHPRRRVHAIVDALVAKDDDADPRAVAAWVVVGAEAVREPAVRAPYAAALAALFAQLETEIASLLRSEGKSPRRAKGIAAALLVAFEGAFQVSATAPGLLPDGFAAKALRRVVDALVESPS, from the coding sequence GTGCCGAGGCCGTCGAACACCGCCGAGCGACGCGCCGAGATTGTCGACGGCTTTCTCTCGGTCATGTCCCGTGAGGGCTACGAGCGCGCCACCATCTTGAAGGCGGCGCGGGCCGCCGGCCTCAGCCCGGGCCTCGTGCACTACCACTTCGCAGACAAGGAAGCGGTCCTCGTGGCGCTCGTGGAGCAGCTTGCGGCAGGGCTATCGTCGCGCGTCGCGGCGCGCCTCGCTGCGGCGGGAGACCACCCACGCCGCCGTGTGCACGCCATCGTCGACGCCCTCGTGGCGAAAGACGACGACGCGGATCCGCGCGCCGTGGCCGCGTGGGTCGTCGTTGGCGCCGAGGCCGTCCGAGAGCCAGCGGTCCGTGCGCCGTACGCAGCGGCCCTCGCCGCGTTGTTCGCGCAGCTCGAGACCGAGATCGCGAGTCTCTTGCGCAGCGAAGGGAAGAGCCCGCGGCGCGCCAAGGGTATCGCGGCCGCGCTGCTCGTGGCGTTCGAAGGCGCCTTTCAGGTGTCGGCCACGGCGCCGGGCTTGCTCCCCGACGGATTCGCCGCCAAAGCCCTGCGCCGCGTCGTCGACGCGCTCGTGGAGTCACCCTCGTGA
- a CDS encoding lysoplasmalogenase — protein MDAFFVALLALFVALLLVSERRDSMRGRWLTKPAASVLFVVAGARSLVFATPNAGLTSFERLVFAGLVLAALGDVLLIRAQRPDAVGQRFFLAGLATFLLGHVAYAGAFAVRGVSVFAVEGVALPLLLAGALILGWLWPHVPKPLRGAVVAYALVISAMVALAVGTTLAHGNAWLSCAALAFYVSDLAVARDQFVKRAFSNRLWGLPLYYAAQLAFATVAR, from the coding sequence GTGGACGCCTTCTTCGTAGCCCTTCTTGCGCTCTTCGTGGCGTTGCTCCTCGTGTCCGAGCGGCGTGATTCGATGCGCGGACGCTGGCTCACCAAGCCCGCGGCCTCGGTGCTCTTCGTCGTCGCCGGGGCTCGCTCCCTGGTCTTCGCCACGCCCAACGCCGGGCTCACGTCGTTCGAGCGGCTCGTTTTTGCCGGTCTTGTCTTGGCGGCGCTTGGCGACGTGCTGCTCATTCGCGCGCAGCGCCCGGACGCTGTGGGGCAACGCTTCTTCCTCGCGGGCCTGGCCACGTTCCTCCTTGGACATGTGGCGTACGCCGGCGCCTTCGCGGTCCGCGGCGTCTCGGTGTTCGCGGTGGAGGGCGTCGCGCTGCCGCTCTTGCTGGCGGGCGCGCTGATTCTTGGGTGGCTCTGGCCTCACGTGCCAAAGCCCTTGCGTGGCGCCGTCGTGGCCTACGCGCTAGTGATTTCGGCGATGGTGGCCTTGGCCGTGGGGACGACCCTCGCGCACGGCAACGCGTGGCTCTCGTGCGCCGCGCTGGCCTTCTACGTGTCGGACTTGGCCGTCGCGCGCGATCAGTTCGTCAAGCGAGCGTTCTCGAATCGGCTGTGGGGGCTGCCGCTCTACTACGCCGCGCAGCTCGCCTTTGCGACGGTCGCACGATGA
- a CDS encoding NAD-binding protein has translation MEPEAQGHIVVCGFGHLGQSVVQLLSRLGERVVVISDQTRRATGVRLDDPKVRFIRGDARDASVLEKADLAGARAVIAATDHDLTNVEIALDVRRANADTPVVVRLFDQNLARVLEQSFDVRRAFAMSALAAPIFASAALDDPLLARFDFGDDAFVIAETRELAESNGSPLAAHGLTLAPETAWKTLLGEPEATPIKSATILAAALRWPAAVWRHAPLSMRITFMLLVGLTMISVFVFSAGMQLGLVDAFYFMITTITTTGYGDITPKDSATVIKLYTCFVMLLGSATTALFYSFFTDFIVAERFRRVAQNPDVTLEGHVVVIGLGNVGYRIVENLRRFGVPVVGVDVDAAAPFASELRSQLPVLAGDGRLSGTLDRAGVARARALIAATGNDATNLEIALAVKHKARNVRVVSRLFDPAFATKVQGVLPIERALSASRVASPSFVAAALFTDVVAALVRNSTFVVVTREAAPATWAGRTAADLQRAEGVALVLQSDDGTHTPVSAEARVVAGARYVLVRQRPLG, from the coding sequence ATGGAGCCGGAAGCGCAGGGGCACATCGTGGTCTGCGGCTTTGGTCATCTGGGCCAGAGCGTGGTCCAGCTTCTCTCCAGGCTAGGCGAGCGCGTCGTCGTCATCAGCGATCAGACGCGCCGAGCCACCGGTGTGCGCCTCGACGACCCGAAGGTCCGTTTCATACGCGGCGACGCGCGCGACGCGTCGGTGCTCGAGAAGGCCGACCTCGCCGGAGCCCGCGCCGTCATCGCGGCGACGGATCACGATCTGACGAATGTCGAAATCGCCCTCGACGTTCGGCGGGCGAACGCCGACACGCCGGTCGTGGTCCGCCTCTTCGACCAGAACCTCGCACGGGTGCTCGAGCAGTCCTTCGACGTACGCCGAGCCTTCGCCATGTCGGCGCTGGCTGCGCCGATCTTTGCGTCGGCCGCCCTCGACGACCCGCTCCTCGCGCGCTTCGACTTTGGCGACGACGCCTTCGTCATCGCCGAGACCCGCGAGCTGGCCGAGAGCAATGGCTCCCCGCTCGCGGCGCATGGCCTCACGTTGGCGCCCGAGACCGCGTGGAAGACGCTTCTGGGCGAGCCCGAGGCCACCCCTATCAAGTCGGCGACCATCCTCGCGGCGGCGTTGCGATGGCCCGCCGCCGTGTGGCGCCACGCGCCGCTGTCGATGCGCATCACCTTCATGCTCCTCGTCGGCCTGACGATGATTAGCGTCTTCGTCTTCTCCGCGGGCATGCAGTTGGGCCTCGTCGACGCCTTCTACTTCATGATCACGACCATCACGACGACCGGTTATGGCGACATCACGCCAAAGGACTCGGCGACGGTCATCAAGCTCTACACGTGCTTCGTGATGCTCCTGGGTTCGGCCACAACGGCGCTCTTCTACTCGTTCTTCACCGACTTCATTGTCGCCGAGCGATTTCGTCGCGTCGCGCAGAACCCCGATGTGACGCTCGAAGGCCATGTCGTGGTCATTGGCCTCGGCAACGTCGGCTACCGCATCGTGGAGAACTTGCGCCGCTTCGGGGTCCCCGTCGTCGGCGTGGACGTGGACGCGGCGGCGCCTTTCGCCAGCGAGCTTCGCTCGCAGCTGCCGGTGCTTGCGGGCGACGGTCGCCTCTCGGGCACGCTCGATCGGGCCGGTGTTGCGAGGGCGCGCGCGCTTATCGCGGCCACCGGCAACGATGCCACGAACTTGGAGATCGCCCTCGCCGTCAAGCACAAGGCTCGAAACGTCCGCGTCGTATCGCGCCTCTTCGACCCCGCTTTCGCGACCAAAGTTCAGGGCGTCCTGCCCATCGAGCGCGCTCTCAGCGCCTCGCGCGTGGCGTCACCGTCGTTCGTGGCGGCCGCCCTCTTCACCGACGTCGTAGCGGCCTTAGTGCGCAACAGCACGTTCGTGGTCGTCACGCGTGAAGCGGCGCCAGCGACCTGGGCCGGCCGCACCGCCGCCGACCTCCAACGCGCCGAGGGCGTCGCGCTCGTGCTTCAGAGCGACGACGGCACACACACGCCGGTCAGTGCCGAGGCGCGCGTCGTCGCCGGCGCACGCTACGTGCTCGTTCGCCAAAGGCCGCTCGGCTGA
- a CDS encoding nuclear transport factor 2 family protein, whose protein sequence is MATLDEMIPWFESLSKEKVDRVREFYADDASFRDPFNDVRGRDAITRVFAHMFEQASDIRIEVHERFEKPDAAVITWTFWLRPRGMALLQIPGATHLRFNERGLVIAHRDYWDVAEELYARVPGFGAVMRWLQRRLRTPL, encoded by the coding sequence ATGGCGACGCTCGACGAAATGATTCCGTGGTTCGAGTCTTTGTCGAAGGAGAAGGTCGACCGCGTTCGTGAGTTCTACGCGGACGACGCCTCCTTTCGCGATCCCTTCAACGACGTGCGCGGTCGAGACGCCATCACCCGCGTCTTCGCGCACATGTTCGAGCAAGCGAGCGACATTCGCATCGAGGTGCACGAACGCTTCGAGAAGCCCGACGCGGCCGTCATCACGTGGACCTTCTGGCTCCGCCCCCGGGGCATGGCGCTCCTCCAGATACCAGGCGCGACACACCTTCGTTTCAACGAGCGCGGCCTCGTCATCGCGCATCGCGACTACTGGGATGTCGCCGAAGAGCTCTACGCCAGAGTCCCCGGCTTCGGCGCGGTGATGCGGTGGCTCCAGCGGCGCCTGCGAACGCCGCTGTAA